The nucleotide sequence ATCCAAAAAATTAGGAATCATTGCTTATAGCAATGACGATAGAGCCGCAGGACTCCCCCATTTAATTGCAAATTATGCATACAACTTAATGAATGATAATGTAGATGCTGAGAAGGTTTTTTCTGAAGAGAAACTAATTTTTGATAAAGCGTTTAAAAAAACAATAGAAGACTTAAAGCGAATACCTAATAATTATTTATCTGCTTCAGGATTTAACGATGAAATTATAGGAAAATATAAAAATGATGAAGGCTGGCCAGAAATTATAATTAAAAAAGAGGCAGATTATTATATCATTAATTGGGGGGTTTTACCAGGTGTAATTTATCCTTTAAATGAAGCTCAAAGAGATTATGTATCACCATTTTCTGGGTTTATGGGTAGAAGGTTTCAAATAAAAGAAAATATATTGAAAACAGGATCTATAATTTATAAAAAACAGAACTAGTTTTATCTAAAAAATAAGATGAATAAAAATGCTAACTCTAATAGACAAAAATTTGAAAGTATCCAAAAGCATAGAGATTAATGCTAAAACTAAAGAAGTTTGGGATGCTTTAATAAATCCAGAGAAAATAAAATTATATTTATTCGAGACAGAAGTAGTAACGGATTGGAAGATAGGAAACTCGATAGTCTTTAAAGGAAAAGATAATGATGAAAAATATATAGACAAAGGAACTATTATAGAAAATAAGAAAGAAGAGCTTTTAAAATACAGCTATTGGAGTGAGTTTTATAAGCTTGAAGATACAGCCAAAAATTATGCATTAGTAACATATAAAATTCAAAAATTAACACATAATAAGGTTTTATTAAAATGGGAACACGAAGGGTTTGTAAATGAAATAAATCAGAAACATTCTGAAGGTCTAATACAAGAAATACTTGAACAGGTTAAGAAAATAACCGAAGGTCAATAAACGTAAAACCTATTAAGAAGAAAGCATATTTATTAGCAAAACAATAAAAAGTGATGAAAATACTAAAAACTAGTAACCTTACTTACTTTGCAGAACAAATCATGAAAGGTTATGGTTTAATATTTAATCTTATAGATATCCTGCTATAAAAAATCCAATATAGGTGCCTAATGCATTTCCTATAGATCCAATAATTATTGCTGGTAATATGAGTTCATTTCTCTTAAAATTCTTGGCTAAAGCAAGGGCAGAAGTACTCCCCCCTACATTTGCTTGAGAAGCTATAGAAATTATTTGCCAATCAATTTTTGTAAAAGCACCAGCAGTATATATAAAGATACCATGTACAAATACAATAATTGTAACAAAAATAAGCAATGCGATGGATAAACTTCCTGATTGACCTAAAGCAGCAAAATCACAATAAGCTCCTACCACAGCTAGAAAAATATAAACCGCCCAACTTCCTAATAACATATTTCCTTTTAATTTAGAAATTGCTGGTATTTGTGCCATCAATAAAGCTAATGATGTTAAAATCAATATTGATGGAATAATTATACCTTCATTTGCAAAAGCTTTTGCAATAGTATCGGAAACAAAAAGCACCATACAAGTCATGGCTATTAATAAGGTTAGTGATTTTAATGTAATAGTTTCAGATTCGTCATTTGACAACTCTCCTTCTGTGTTATCATTCTCTTTATTTATAGCCTGTTTTCGAGGAAAAAATCGTTGTAAGATTACAGGAACAGCAATCGTAAAGAAAAACCAAACTGTTGTGAGCACATTATCAACTGCTACAGCATTGGTATAAATCACTCCTTTATCTACCACTTTATAATGTAAAGCCACAGCATTAAAATTAATACTCCCACCAGTGTAAGTTCCCGCAAACATTCCTGCTAGAGCATTATAAACTCCATCAAAATGCGCACTATCTTTTATAATTAAGCTTGCTACCAAAACACCCAATACCGTACCTGCACTACCTAAAATAAATGCAAATATTATAGGGAAACCTATTTTTTTAAGTTGACTAAGATTAACATCCAAAAGCAGCAAAAATAAAGCTGCTGGCGCTACGTAGTCAAAAATACCATCATATACAGGGTTTGCACTTTTAGGCACTAAATTAATATTAGCAATAATTGCCGTAAGGATAATAACTGTTAAAGCAATTCCGAATTTATTAAAGAACGGTTTTTTAACCAACCAATCGGATATAAAAAGAATAAAAGCGAGCATTGCGATAATATACATCGCATTCGTGGTAAACTCCATAAGTTGATCTTAAATTAAAAAAGCTTCAATTTAAACAAAATAAATGAACCACTTATAAAACAAAAACAGGCAAGAGCATATCTTGACTGTTTCCATATAATTTTAATGAGTTATTTTTTATAACCCTCCTCTTCTATTATCGTTAGAATTAGTATCGATTAATTTATTATAAGGATCTATACCAGCTTCAACAGGCTTTTTATCTACAATAATTTTAATTTTATTATTTATTTCAGTAATATGATGTTTTTTAAGATAAAGTTCTTCGTCATCTTCTCCAAAAACACCTACATCAATATAATCATCCAATATTACAGATAAGATAGGTCGTCTCATAGATTCTGTTTGATAAGATAGTGTGTCCCCTACCTTATCAGCATAATAACGTTTTCCTTTATCATTATTCCTATACTTACTTACCTCAAATTCTATCTCCACTTCATATTTTCCATTATCTAATTCAGTAGAGTTAACATCTACAACTCTATTTCTATAAAGTGTTATTGTTTCAAACATATCTTTGATAACATACTGTAACGAATCTGGAGTAACTGCTTTAATATCTGCTACAAACTCGGTTGATACTGGATAAGGAGCTCCTTTAAATTGATATTTCTCAGCAAACCGTTTCACTACATTATTAAATTTCTTTTCTCCTAAATAATCACTCATTGCATATAATACTAGTGACCCTTTTTGATAATGGATATATTGTTGATTTTCATTATACATTAAAGGATTTTCTTTTATCTGTTCAACAGTTCTTCCCAAAAGATAGCCATCCATGGCATCTTTAAGAAACTTACGCATTTGTGATTTACCATTCGTTTTTTCTAACACTTTAAGTGAGCTATATTCCGATAAACTTTCTGAAAGTAGAGTAGCTCCTTTAGCATTAGCACCTATAACTTGATGTGCCCACCATTGATGTGCTAGTTCGTGTGCAGTAACACTAAACGGGTAATCTACTGCATCTTCATTCTTATCATCTACATCAGCAATAAATCCTATAGCTTCACTAAATGGGATGGTATTAGGGAATGCTTGCGCAAATCCCCCTCCGGTTCTAGGAAACTCTATAATGCGAGCTTGTCTATGCTGATAAGGCGTATAATTATCATTAAAATAATTCAATCCATCTTTTAAACCATTCATCATACGATCTATATTATAGTGATGATCTGGGTGATAATAGATTTCTAATTTCACTCCATCGTGCTCATCTCGTTTCACTTCATAACGTCCGCTTAAAAATGCATAAAAATTTAAGATTTTAGAATCCATTTTATAATGGAAATACTTTCGTCCATCTTCCTCCCATTCCTTAATAAGATATCCTGGAGCTATAGCTATTTGATCGTTTGATGTACTTACCGTTGCTTCAAAATCTATCCAATCGCTGTTTCCACCTATATAATTATTATCTCTAGCGCCAGGAGCATCTGGAGCAGGCAACCTATCTTTAAGTGGCAAGTCGTATTTCTTACGTACTTGTGGATTGCGTAATTCTCCTTGCTCATTATATCCTATAGAAGGAAATATACCGCTATTTATAAAAGTACCATTACCTACTACTGGGGAGTTGTTATTATCAAAAAATGTATTAGGTTTATTATGAGTAGTAAATGTCATCATAAGTGTATCCCCAGGTTGTAATGGTTTATCAAATCGATACATTCGATAATCATAATTTTCTTGATCATAAACAATCTCAGTAGCGCGATCTAACTCAATAGTATTTGGTTGACTTGGGTAGTTAACATGTAATGTATCTATAATAACATCTGTTTGATTGACTAATGTATATGTTCCTCCCGCTTTGTAGTCCCTTGATTTTGGAAAAATATCCATAAATGTATTAACAGCAACTAATCTAGGTTGTGGTACTTTATAGAATTTTCCAAGTTCTTTTTCGTAATTAACTCTACGCTCTTCTCTTTCTTTACCTGTTGTACGTTCGTTATCAATATTATTAACTTTCCAGATATAACCTCCAATTGCAAAAAAGCCTATCAAACATAGTGTAATCACACTAATTAATGGTTTAGTAAATCTTGCTTTAGCAAAAGCAAAGCGCTCTCTTATATTTGATCCCATGCCTCGACGATAGAACATAATCGCTAAAACAAATAATGCAACACCTAATAAGGTCCAATAGAGACGATATGTAAAATATCGTGGTAATCCACTTCCATAACCATTCATATCGCTAGGGCTTGGTGATCCAGCGCCTTGATTAAAGATAAATTGACTTTGCTCTACACCTATTACATCTAATAATGGTATCAGACCTGAAGCCGTTAAGCCCATGATTGATAATACAATCAAACCCAGCCATTTATTCTTGATTAATGTATGAATTAATAACGACATCAATATCCACGGGATAAAATTCCAAATATTAATAATATATAGATCGAACACGTATAATGGCAATTCAAATTCAAAAAAACCATTATAAGTTTGTATAATAACACCACTTAAAATAACTATAAGTAGTAAGATTGCTATCATTACTACTATGGCTATAAACTTAGAAAATAATAAAGTCCAATTTTTAGTAGGAGTAGTATCTACCAATTGATTAATATGAGCAGTTTTTGCCCTATTCATAATTAACCCTGTATAAAGATATATTAGTAAATAGGTAAATGCACTAAAAATCCCTCCTGCAAATTGAAGCATTACCCAAGTTTTAGGTAAAACATCTGTACCATATATTTGCCCTGTAAGAAACATAGTAGGCAATGTAAGTGCAAAAGCTACAGATGCAATAATTATAAATGGCCAGCCTTTTACAATAAAAGCAATGTCCGATTTTGCGACTATCCAAGCAGTCTTTAATTGGCCTAAAAAAGATAAATTTTGAGTAACTTTTGGCAATACGATTTTCTCTATGGTTCCAAAATTCTTTTTTACAACACGCTGTGCTTTAGCTTTAACAAGTGATAAGGTAGATGGGTTTTGAGAAAAACTAAATTTAAATAATACACTTATAAACACTACTAATGAAATACTTAACCATATTAATCGGTTATATAACAACGTACCTATTACAGGGATAAGCTGTGTACTTTGCTCTTCTGGCGTCCAGTATTTAATTTGACTATATGTTGCACTATCTCCAGTAGGCTCTAGTAATTCAATCCAAAATGTATTCTCCATATTAGGCAAGCTAGATTGTGCAGCAAACTGTAGAATGACCATTACTAAAACAAACATAAAGCCAACATTTACATTACGTAAAAAAGCAGTGATTGCAAATATTATTGCTCCATAAAAAAATACATTTGGTATAATGTAAAGTAAAAATGGTTGTAGATAATTCATTATTTTAAAAGGTCCTATTAAATCTGGATTTGCTCCTGGCAAATAAAACCCTAATGTAATCCCTACAATACTAGCTATAATGACTAATAGTGTCATCACCATCCCTGCACTAAACTTAGCTAATAAATAATTTATTTTAGTTAACGGATAAGAATATAATACATTATGCATGTTGTTTTTAAAATCACGCTGTATTGTTCCTCCTATAATAGATGGAATAAGCAGATAGGTTAATATTGCAAAAAAGCCTAATAGTCCATAAATACCTACTGCTCCATTTAATTTTATAGAACTTGTAACCGTTACATTATTACTATCAAAAACACCAACAGCTAATGCTGATAATAATAATGATAATAAGAATAATATTCCTGCGTATATATATAAAAGCGGTTTCTTAAACCACGTTTTTATTTCGTGTCTAAATATTATTGAAAACATAATTAAGCAATTTCTGATTGAGCAATAAACTTGTCATTACTTAAAGTAGTAAAATAAACATCTTCTAACGTAGGTTTTACTTTTTCAAATGCTGCTCCAGGAGAAGTTTCTCCATAAACACGCACATTAAGCATATTTTCTTCATTATAGTTAGAGGAAATCACATTGTAATCCTTTTGCATTTGCTCAATTTCTTCTCGTTCAATAGTTGTCATCCAAATCTTGTCTGATAATGCAGCCGTCATTTGTTTAGGTGTAGCTTGAGCCAGTATTCTACCACCGTTTAATATTGCCATATCTGTACATAGTTCTTTTACATCATCAACTATATGTGTAGAGAAAATCACAATATGGTTTGTTCCTATTTCTCTCAATACATTTAAAAATCGATGACGTTCTGCTGGATCTAAACCAGCCGTAGGCTCATCTACTATAATTAATTTAGGATTGTTCAATAATAATTGAGCAATTCCAAAACGTTGTTTCATTCCCCCAGAATATCCTGCTACATTTTTATTACGTACATTACTTAAATTAGTAACTTCAAGTGCTTTATCTACTATTACATTTCGTTCTTTCTTATCAGTAATCCCTTTAAGGCTAGCAAAATAATGAAGTAAATCGTTTGCACTCATTTTTGGATATACTCCAAACTCTTGAGGCAAATATCCAAGTGTTTTTCTAAACTCTATTTTGTTATTTAAGATATCTAATCCATTAAAATCTATACTTCCACTATCTGGTGACTGCAACGTTGCTATGGTTCGCATTAATGACGATTTCCCAGCTCCATTAGGTCCTAAAAGACCAAACATCCCTGCTTCTATTTCTAGATTTAAATTATCAATAGCTTTTACACCATTTTTATATGTTTTTGTTAAATTTTCGATGGTTAATTTCATAGTACCGTATTTATAATTTGATTGTTAGTGTAACGATCTTATTTTTTGTTACACTATTTATAAAGAAAAGCAAGTATACAAAAAAGTCTACGAAATAAATTTCGTAGACTTTTAAAATCAAACATTATCTAATGTTATGATTAGTTAATATATTCTCCTTTTTTAAGCTAACCTTAATTAACCCTGATGACTAGTTTTAAATATTACTTTTTTATGCATTCATAAAGTTAAAAACTAAATTCAGTTAATTGCAAAAAAAAGGTAGCTTCAAAGAAATCTATTAATTAAATGAAGCGCCTTCATCTAAGTCACCTGTGGTGCAATGAGTATTCCAACCATCTAAACTCCAAATATCACCCCAAGCGCCAACAAAACTCTCAGTAAATTCACCAGAAAGATAAACTGTTTGATGACCTGTTTTTGTCCTTGTACAAGTCCAATTACTTCCTGCAGCTATTTTTTTTAACTCTTCTCTTTTTAGTACTGTTCCTAAATTTAAAACGTTTTTTAGCATAATTAATATTGATTAAATTAAAATTCCCATAAACATTTATAGACATCTATAGTTTATGTCTTTTCCTACGAATTTATATAAAATATAAGAATACTAATGTTAAATATTTGTTAACAAGAAAATTTTTAATCTTTTTAAAAAATAAAAAACGCTTAAAAATTACTTTTTAGAATACCTAAGGTTATTTCAATTCTTAATTTAATTAATATCTTCTCCTTTTTTAAGTTTCTCTATTTCATTATTCAAACGTGTTTTAAATCGAGTCGGTGTAGCTTCAGCATTAAATGCTATATTCATAGATTTAAGTGCTTTCTTAAAATCTCCTTTAGCTGAGTATGCTCTGGCTAATGCATAATTAGATATCCAATCTTTTTTGTTCTTATTTAAATTATTCTTTGCAATTGTAAGTGCTACATCTTTTTCGTTTGCAGTAATTAACTGCCTAACCAATGCAAACACTTCATTATTAGCTCCATGAGTTGCTGCTTTTTCAAAGCTTTTAATAGCATCAGCTTTATTACCTCTTTGCATTAAGATTTGTGCTTTTAATGATAGGTTAGCAAAGTTTTCTTTGCTAAAAAAATTCCCCTCAATAGAAGCATTTGTCCATTCTAATGCTTTTTCCATATTACCTGCACGGAAAGCGTATCCAGCTGCTTGATCCCAAGTAGTTTGCTGAAACCCTTTAGGGTTTCTTAAATCATTTTCAATACCAGCCATAACAATATCTGTTACTGCTACATCAATTTTAAATGGAATTTCTTTTTTATCCCAATGTAAAGTTGCCGTAGCGCTTGTTGGAGTGACAGTATTAAATTCGTATGTTAATAATTCTCTACTTTGTTCAACATCTTTAGATTGCACTTCTACACGTAATACATCTTCAGCTTCATCATAATAAAAACTTCCCCAAGAAGTTGTATTAGACGATAAAACAATAGTTACACTACCATCTTCTTTAGGCGCCATAAACAACGCGTATTTTCCAGCTTTAACATCTTTGCCTTCTAATTTTACATCATGAGTAAATTCAATCGTAGTATTATAATCTGCTCCTGCTCTCCATGGTGCCGATTTAGATGTTCCAAACCCTAAATCATTAAATCCATACTGTACTAATCCTCCCCAAATAGCTCTACCTCTTTTAGTTGGTCTATTATAATGGATCGTTATATCTGTAATCCCTACACGTTGTGTTACTTCTGCTTCTTGACTTGTTGCAGGAACTGTAATTTGTGCTGTAGTTTGTTCTGTAAATAATAAAGCAACTCCAACTGCTACTGTTAAGATTGCTTTGTTAGTAAAAATTTTCATGTGATACAATTTTAAATGTTTAGTTATCAGCATACTTGCATTAAGTATGCTTAATTATCTTAAGTATAGCAAGATAATCACAAGGAAAGCTATTTTGTGTTATAATATCGTTAAATTAAATGTATTGCAGAATACTTATTCATCAATAAGTTCTGAAACAAATGTTTCAAATTCTTTTTTAAAAGTAATGTATTTATCTCCCGTTGCAGGCCCATCAAACCCTGTATGTATTTTACGAACATTTCCTTTTTTATCTACAAAAACAGTAGTTGGATATGACAATATATGATTTAGCATTGGTAATTTTTCTTGAGCTAATGTTTTGTCGTCTGTTCCAAATTGTGCCAGTACTATTGGATAGTTAATTCCAATTTTATCTCTTAATCGTTTTATACTTCTAAAAGCACTCTCTTTTGTTTTGGCATACTCAAATGCCAAGGCTATAAATTCTACATCTTCATCTTTATGATTATTATAAAATTGTGTGTAATATCTGCTCTCATCCAAACAGTTAGGACACCACGATCCCATAATTTGTATTACAACCACCTTATTTTTAAAACGTTCATCTTCCAAAGAAATGTTATTTCCATTAGCATCAGGAAAAGAAAATGCTAGTTTATCATAACCTTCTTTTAAATATGTTAAATGATCTCCATTTGGTAAATCATAATCGTTATTACGCTTTGCAACAAAAGGTTCTTTCCAATGGTTCCCAGAATAAAATACACCTTGTAGTGTACTATCAGTTATCTTTGCTGTAAATAAAAACGCATGCGCTCCATCAAAAGTAGAAAGTCGTAATTCATCACCATCTACAACTCCTTCAAGGTAACGATAATCCCCAGTTTGAGTTCTAAATGTACCTGTAACTTTATTTTCTTCTTGCTTAAAAATACCTTTAGCAATATATTCATCACCTTCTATACCTTCACTAAATATCGTTTCCCATATACCACTAACATCTACTAACGGCTTAGATGTAATATTAAAACGAGCGCTATTATTATATTCAGCTTTAAAGCTTGTAATTTTATCCTCATTTTCTTTTATAAATTGTCCTTTTAAATTA is from Flavobacteriaceae bacterium and encodes:
- a CDS encoding SRPBCC domain-containing protein is translated as MLTLIDKNLKVSKSIEINAKTKEVWDALINPEKIKLYLFETEVVTDWKIGNSIVFKGKDNDEKYIDKGTIIENKKEELLKYSYWSEFYKLEDTAKNYALVTYKIQKLTHNKVLLKWEHEGFVNEINQKHSEGLIQEILEQVKKITEGQ
- a CDS encoding DUF819 family protein, with protein sequence MEFTTNAMYIIAMLAFILFISDWLVKKPFFNKFGIALTVIILTAIIANINLVPKSANPVYDGIFDYVAPAALFLLLLDVNLSQLKKIGFPIIFAFILGSAGTVLGVLVASLIIKDSAHFDGVYNALAGMFAGTYTGGSINFNAVALHYKVVDKGVIYTNAVAVDNVLTTVWFFFTIAVPVILQRFFPRKQAINKENDNTEGELSNDESETITLKSLTLLIAMTCMVLFVSDTIAKAFANEGIIIPSILILTSLALLMAQIPAISKLKGNMLLGSWAVYIFLAVVGAYCDFAALGQSGSLSIALLIFVTIIVFVHGIFIYTAGAFTKIDWQIISIASQANVGGSTSALALAKNFKRNELILPAIIIGSIGNALGTYIGFFIAGYL
- a CDS encoding ABC transporter ATP-binding protein gives rise to the protein MKLTIENLTKTYKNGVKAIDNLNLEIEAGMFGLLGPNGAGKSSLMRTIATLQSPDSGSIDFNGLDILNNKIEFRKTLGYLPQEFGVYPKMSANDLLHYFASLKGITDKKERNVIVDKALEVTNLSNVRNKNVAGYSGGMKQRFGIAQLLLNNPKLIIVDEPTAGLDPAERHRFLNVLREIGTNHIVIFSTHIVDDVKELCTDMAILNGGRILAQATPKQMTAALSDKIWMTTIEREEIEQMQKDYNVISSNYNEENMLNVRVYGETSPGAAFEKVKPTLEDVYFTTLSNDKFIAQSEIA
- a CDS encoding DUF2911 domain-containing protein — encoded protein: MLITKHLKLYHMKIFTNKAILTVAVGVALLFTEQTTAQITVPATSQEAEVTQRVGITDITIHYNRPTKRGRAIWGGLVQYGFNDLGFGTSKSAPWRAGADYNTTIEFTHDVKLEGKDVKAGKYALFMAPKEDGSVTIVLSSNTTSWGSFYYDEAEDVLRVEVQSKDVEQSRELLTYEFNTVTPTSATATLHWDKKEIPFKIDVAVTDIVMAGIENDLRNPKGFQQTTWDQAAGYAFRAGNMEKALEWTNASIEGNFFSKENFANLSLKAQILMQRGNKADAIKSFEKAATHGANNEVFALVRQLITANEKDVALTIAKNNLNKNKKDWISNYALARAYSAKGDFKKALKSMNIAFNAEATPTRFKTRLNNEIEKLKKGEDIN
- a CDS encoding TlpA family protein disulfide reductase; this translates as MKKKLIILILFTTSFSCAKKQKLELLPGKYRAVIEVQDNEELPFIFEVVSKNKLKIFNAEEVIEVDEIEYFKDSVKIQTPVFEGFIVAKFEGNNLKGQFIKENEDKITSFKAEYNNSARFNITSKPLVDVSGIWETIFSEGIEGDEYIAKGIFKQEENKVTGTFRTQTGDYRYLEGVVDGDELRLSTFDGAHAFLFTAKITDSTLQGVFYSGNHWKEPFVAKRNNDYDLPNGDHLTYLKEGYDKLAFSFPDANGNNISLEDERFKNKVVVIQIMGSWCPNCLDESRYYTQFYNNHKDEDVEFIALAFEYAKTKESAFRSIKRLRDKIGINYPIVLAQFGTDDKTLAQEKLPMLNHILSYPTTVFVDKKGNVRKIHTGFDGPATGDKYITFKKEFETFVSELIDE